A single uncultured Acetobacterium sp. DNA region contains:
- the lexA gene encoding transcriptional repressor LexA has translation MYEDLNSRQYAILKFIETQMRDKRYPPSVREICAAVNLKSTSTAHGYLKKLEELGYIKRDSTKTRAIEVVRHDPNESISNYFDEKTIISLPILGCVTAGAPILALENITDIFPLPLDFIGNDPSFILEVKGTSMIDAGILDGDKIVVKKQETARNNEIVVALLLENNEATVKRIFFEDNKIRLQPENQTMDPIFCEAEELKILGKVTGLIRKF, from the coding sequence ATGTATGAGGATTTAAATAGCAGACAATATGCGATATTAAAATTTATTGAAACACAAATGAGAGATAAACGTTATCCCCCATCAGTACGTGAAATATGCGCTGCTGTTAATTTGAAGTCGACTTCCACCGCTCACGGTTACCTCAAAAAATTAGAAGAACTGGGCTATATTAAACGTGACTCAACAAAAACCCGGGCAATTGAAGTGGTTCGACATGATCCTAATGAAAGTATTTCTAATTATTTTGATGAAAAGACGATTATCTCCCTGCCCATATTAGGTTGTGTTACCGCGGGCGCTCCGATTTTAGCGCTGGAGAACATTACTGATATTTTCCCCTTGCCGCTGGATTTTATTGGCAATGATCCCTCATTTATTCTTGAAGTTAAAGGCACCAGTATGATTGATGCCGGAATTTTGGATGGAGATAAAATCGTCGTCAAAAAACAGGAGACCGCCCGAAATAATGAAATTGTCGTGGCTTTATTACTTGAAAATAATGAAGCGACCGTAAAACGGATTTTTTTTGAAGACAACAAAATCAGACTTCAACCCGAAAATCAGACCATGGATCCGATTTTCTGTGAAGCAGAAGAGCTTAAAATCCTTGGTAAAGTAACCGGATTAATTCGTAAATTTTAA
- the pheS gene encoding phenylalanine--tRNA ligase subunit alpha, with product MELQLKELRDRCLADLNAVDELKTLDNVRIKYLGKKGELTIALKGMGKLSNEERPIIGKLANEIREEIENNISAQKQALEKKEIEAQIKEESIDVSLPGKKHQAGNLHPLTTTVNELKEIFLGMGFSIAEGPEIEWAKYNFDYLNVPQEHSARDLQDTFYYEEDIVLRTQTSPVQVRVMQEQKPPLRIISPGRVYRFDEIDATHSPVFHQMEGLVIDKGITMSDLKGTLDLFAKKLFGEQTKTKFRPHQFYFTEPSAEMDVTCFKCGGVGCKVCSNTGWIEVLGCGMVHPNVLRFCGIDPDEYSGFAFGMGLDRITMIKYGINDLRLLFENDLRFLTQFK from the coding sequence ATGGAGTTACAACTCAAAGAATTAAGAGATCGCTGCCTGGCTGATCTCAATGCAGTAGATGAATTAAAAACCCTGGATAACGTCAGAATTAAATATTTAGGAAAAAAAGGGGAGTTGACCATTGCCCTTAAGGGGATGGGTAAACTTTCTAATGAAGAACGCCCCATCATTGGCAAATTGGCCAATGAAATCCGGGAAGAAATTGAGAACAATATTTCAGCCCAAAAACAAGCCCTTGAGAAAAAAGAAATTGAAGCGCAGATCAAAGAAGAAAGCATTGATGTGTCCCTGCCGGGGAAAAAACATCAGGCGGGGAATCTGCACCCATTAACCACGACCGTTAATGAATTAAAAGAAATATTTTTGGGCATGGGATTTTCAATTGCTGAAGGTCCAGAAATTGAATGGGCGAAATACAATTTTGATTATTTGAACGTACCTCAAGAACATTCGGCTCGAGATTTGCAGGACACCTTTTATTATGAGGAAGATATTGTTCTGCGAACTCAAACGTCGCCTGTACAGGTCCGGGTTATGCAGGAACAAAAACCGCCACTGCGGATTATCTCACCGGGACGGGTTTATCGCTTCGACGAAATAGATGCGACCCATTCGCCAGTTTTCCACCAAATGGAAGGACTGGTCATCGATAAGGGTATTACCATGAGTGATCTCAAAGGGACCCTGGATTTGTTTGCCAAAAAACTATTTGGGGAACAAACCAAAACAAAATTCCGCCCCCACCAATTTTACTTTACCGAACCAAGTGCTGAAATGGATGTTACCTGTTTTAAATGTGGGGGCGTCGGATGCAAAGTTTGCAGTAATACCGGTTGGATTGAAGTTTTGGGATGTGGGATGGTTCATCCGAATGTCCTGCGTTTTTGCGGCATTGATCCTGATGAATACAGTGGCTTTGCCTTTGGCATGGGCCTCGACCGGATCACGATGATCAAATATGGAATAAACGACTTGCGTTTATTGTTTGAAAATGACTTGCGTTTCTTGACGCAATTTAAATAG
- the pheT gene encoding phenylalanine--tRNA ligase subunit beta — protein MLVSLNWLKEYVDINMPPFDFGEALTMSGTKVETLTIVSENVVNIFTGKITKIEPHPNADKLVVCTVDMGTDERVIVTAAKNVFEGAIVPVAIDGAVIANGTKIGTNDFRGLLSYGMFCSIEELGMNTDLFSKEIMEGILILPENTSLGMDARELLWLNDVIIDVELTANRSDCQSIIGIARESAATLDLPMADYKTYTVAENTDEIANYLSVKIENPACPRYVAKMLKVKNIEASPLWMQVKLINSGVRPINNIVDVTNYVMLELGQPLHAFDYHSLQSKEIVIKTTSDKKITTLDNKERDIDETMLMITNGKAPVAIAGVMGGENSEITDNTSLIVLESACFNKSSVRLTAKHLGLRTEASSRFEKGVDPELAGIAALRATQLFLEIGACEVIEGLIDVYPKAESLKKVTLDINWFNAFVGISLTIDEISNMLARLFFKVEKISNAILEVEVPSYRADVELKEDLAEEVARIFGYDNIPGTIMGGETMIGGKTPVQKFEDRLKNLLVGQGYYETLTTSFTSEKRLHALNTELEENLITLINPLGEENSIMRNTLIGHQLEVISLNYNRKNPFGRFFELSNTYHKNSKAGELPLEEMMLVISSYGSDDYFELKGMVELLLDQSGIKYPEFIAGGSEMLHPGRKAEIFVDGTKLGEIGEIHPLVVKNYELPKRCYVCQISFENLYNCAAIDNKFVDLPKFPASNRDLAILLKHDIPAASVETIIRNNSGDILESIELFDVYTGTQIPAGYKSLAYALNFRHHQRTLSDNDINPVIDQILSELKSSFDAQLRE, from the coding sequence ATGTTAGTTTCACTAAATTGGTTAAAAGAATATGTTGATATAAATATGCCACCCTTTGATTTTGGCGAAGCCCTGACCATGTCCGGCACCAAGGTAGAAACCTTAACCATTGTCTCGGAAAATGTCGTCAATATTTTTACTGGCAAAATCACCAAAATCGAACCCCATCCCAATGCCGATAAACTAGTCGTTTGTACAGTTGATATGGGAACTGATGAGCGGGTTATTGTAACGGCTGCCAAAAATGTTTTTGAAGGCGCAATCGTGCCGGTTGCCATTGATGGTGCGGTCATCGCCAACGGCACCAAAATCGGTACCAATGATTTTAGAGGATTACTCTCTTATGGGATGTTCTGCTCGATTGAAGAACTGGGCATGAATACCGATTTGTTTTCCAAAGAAATCATGGAAGGGATCCTCATTCTGCCAGAAAATACCTCTCTGGGAATGGACGCCCGAGAACTGCTCTGGTTAAATGACGTCATTATCGATGTTGAATTAACTGCCAACCGTTCAGATTGCCAATCGATTATTGGCATTGCCCGCGAATCGGCGGCAACCCTGGATCTTCCCATGGCTGACTATAAAACCTATACCGTCGCTGAAAATACCGATGAGATTGCTAATTATCTGTCTGTTAAAATTGAAAATCCGGCCTGTCCCCGATACGTGGCCAAGATGCTCAAAGTCAAAAATATTGAAGCATCACCACTGTGGATGCAGGTTAAACTGATCAATAGCGGCGTTCGTCCAATTAATAATATTGTTGATGTCACCAATTATGTCATGTTGGAGTTAGGCCAACCGCTGCATGCCTTTGATTATCACAGTCTTCAATCAAAAGAAATTGTGATTAAAACGACCAGCGATAAGAAAATAACCACCCTTGATAATAAAGAACGCGACATCGATGAAACGATGCTGATGATCACCAACGGGAAAGCGCCAGTGGCGATCGCCGGAGTCATGGGCGGCGAAAATTCTGAAATTACTGATAATACCAGTCTGATCGTTCTGGAATCAGCCTGTTTTAACAAAAGCAGTGTCCGTTTAACCGCTAAGCATCTTGGCTTGCGAACCGAAGCATCATCGCGATTCGAAAAGGGCGTTGATCCAGAATTGGCCGGCATTGCTGCCTTGCGGGCGACCCAGCTGTTTCTCGAAATTGGCGCTTGCGAAGTCATTGAAGGCCTTATCGATGTATATCCGAAGGCCGAGTCTTTAAAGAAAGTAACTCTGGATATCAATTGGTTTAATGCTTTTGTCGGAATATCCTTGACGATTGATGAAATTTCAAACATGTTAGCACGACTATTTTTCAAAGTTGAAAAAATCAGCAATGCCATCTTGGAAGTTGAAGTTCCCAGTTATCGTGCCGATGTCGAGCTTAAAGAAGACTTGGCCGAAGAAGTCGCCCGAATTTTTGGTTACGATAATATCCCGGGAACCATTATGGGCGGGGAAACCATGATTGGCGGAAAAACACCGGTTCAGAAATTTGAAGATCGCCTTAAAAACCTTTTAGTCGGCCAGGGGTATTATGAAACCCTGACGACCTCTTTCACCAGCGAAAAACGGCTTCATGCTTTAAATACAGAGCTCGAGGAAAATCTCATTACCCTGATTAATCCGTTAGGCGAAGAAAACAGCATCATGCGAAATACCCTGATCGGTCATCAATTAGAAGTGATTTCGCTAAACTATAATCGAAAAAATCCTTTTGGCCGTTTCTTTGAGCTATCCAATACTTATCATAAAAACAGCAAAGCAGGGGAGTTGCCCCTGGAAGAGATGATGCTGGTAATCAGCTCCTATGGCAGTGATGATTATTTTGAATTAAAAGGCATGGTCGAACTATTGCTTGATCAATCGGGCATTAAATATCCGGAGTTCATTGCCGGCGGATCAGAGATGCTCCATCCCGGTCGTAAGGCTGAAATCTTTGTGGATGGGACAAAACTAGGTGAAATCGGAGAAATTCATCCTTTGGTTGTCAAGAATTATGAATTACCAAAGCGTTGTTATGTGTGCCAAATCTCGTTTGAAAACCTTTATAATTGTGCAGCAATTGATAATAAATTTGTGGATTTACCAAAATTCCCAGCTTCAAATCGCGACCTGGCAATTTTATTAAAACACGATATCCCGGCTGCTTCAGTTGAAACAATTATTCGTAATAACAGCGGCGATATTCTTGAGAGCATTGAATTATTTGATGTTTATACTGGTACCCAAATCCCAGCTGGTTACAAAAGTTTAGCATATGCATTAAACTTCCGACATCACCAGCGAACCCTTAGCGATAATGATATCAATCCGGTGATTGATCAAATACTCAGTGAATTAAAAAGCTCTTTTGATGCGCAACTGCGGGAATAG
- a CDS encoding DUF4364 family protein: MLFNSEQQAEDKLIILYVLKKIKTSLTREQVALIIIENLQIGYFDIQLYIDDLIKDEFLTTLDYDGKSVLTLSPMGKEALTLFCDKIPAYITDMIDLYLKENREKIFKEVKITANYQKLGETDYLVELKLHENNVVLMEISLNAPTLKLALDICNRWKENTQDLYSSVLKLLT, encoded by the coding sequence ATGCTCTTTAATTCTGAACAGCAGGCTGAAGACAAATTAATCATACTCTATGTATTAAAAAAAATCAAAACATCCTTAACCAGGGAACAGGTTGCCCTGATCATCATAGAAAACTTACAGATTGGGTACTTTGACATTCAATTATACATCGATGATCTGATCAAAGATGAATTCCTTACCACGTTGGATTATGACGGAAAATCGGTGTTGACCTTGTCACCGATGGGTAAAGAAGCCTTGACCCTTTTTTGCGATAAAATTCCGGCTTATATTACCGATATGATTGATCTCTATCTTAAAGAAAACCGGGAAAAGATCTTCAAAGAAGTAAAAATTACCGCAAACTACCAGAAATTAGGGGAAACCGATTATCTGGTTGAATTAAAACTTCACGAGAATAATGTTGTCCTGATGGAAATATCATTAAATGCACCCACCTTAAAGCTGGCCCTGGATATCTGCAATCGCTGGAAAGAAAATACCCAGGATCTTTATTCGTCGGTGCTGAAGCTGTTGACGTAA
- a CDS encoding tyrosine recombinase XerC translates to MTTVNNLAEKVIPNNMIIDEFLNYVLTIKGYSEKSAQAYRYDLIIFFRFIKRYFAMVPQSLDFDAIPIDDVSLADLKSVNLGILYAFLSYSSKERHNADAARSRKVSSLRSFFNYLCNKQKYFLPNPVTELEMPKLPARHARYLEWDEAVDLLKGITGRHKERDFAIVTLFLNCGMRLSELTQIKISDIKNDALRIIGKGNKERTVFLNHACLKAINRYLLVRPESDSPYLFLSQQNTPISNRAVQHLVKKHLASCGLNTDEISVHKLRHTAATLMFRYGNADLRSVQEILGHQNVSTTQIYTHINEETMRDTLNQNPLAQFESDDD, encoded by the coding sequence ATGACAACCGTAAACAATCTTGCCGAAAAGGTTATTCCAAACAACATGATCATCGATGAATTTCTAAACTATGTTTTAACGATTAAAGGCTATTCTGAAAAATCAGCTCAGGCTTATCGCTATGATCTGATCATCTTTTTCCGATTTATTAAACGTTATTTTGCGATGGTTCCCCAGTCTCTGGATTTTGATGCGATTCCCATCGATGATGTTTCTCTTGCAGATCTCAAGTCTGTCAATTTAGGAATCCTTTATGCGTTTCTTTCCTATTCAAGTAAGGAACGGCATAATGCTGACGCTGCCCGCAGTCGGAAGGTTTCTTCCCTACGATCTTTTTTTAATTATCTATGTAATAAACAAAAGTATTTTCTTCCTAATCCAGTGACTGAATTGGAAATGCCCAAGTTGCCGGCCCGTCACGCCCGTTATTTGGAATGGGATGAGGCAGTGGATCTTTTAAAAGGCATCACCGGTCGCCATAAAGAACGGGACTTCGCGATTGTTACCCTATTTTTGAATTGCGGAATGCGACTTTCCGAACTGACGCAAATTAAAATTTCAGATATCAAAAATGATGCCTTGCGGATTATTGGCAAAGGAAACAAGGAACGGACGGTTTTTTTAAACCACGCCTGTTTAAAAGCCATCAATCGTTATCTGCTGGTTCGTCCCGAGTCGGACTCTCCTTATCTGTTTCTTAGTCAGCAAAATACCCCCATCAGCAATCGGGCGGTTCAGCACCTGGTAAAGAAGCACTTAGCCAGCTGTGGTCTCAACACCGATGAAATAAGCGTTCATAAACTCAGACATACGGCCGCAACTTTAATGTTCCGCTATGGCAACGCAGATCTGAGGTCCGTTCAGGAAATTCTCGGGCATCAAAATGTTTCAACAACGCAAATATATACGCATATTAATGAAGAAACCATGCGCGATACCTTAAATCAAAATCCACTGGCCCAGTTTGAAAGCGATGATGATTAA
- a CDS encoding 4Fe-4S double cluster binding domain-containing protein produces the protein MINEINDMQPNYENYANAAIQKLAQSLGATEIGFADLSVLPSSKRMGYTNGITIVIKLSDGILNQIDTEPTQTYFSHYRSVNRLIDDISLRILLFLEAQGYPSVAIPASQSVTDPEDSFTGAFQHKTGAVLSGLGWIGRSALFIHKSYGPRIRLGTVLTNAPIKVGIPITASGCGACRNCVTACPAMAIEGRLWEFGLPRNELYDAFSCSLHMKEAYHHIGRGVVCGLCVVACPIGK, from the coding sequence ATGATAAATGAAATAAATGACATGCAACCAAACTATGAAAATTACGCTAACGCTGCGATTCAAAAACTGGCCCAATCACTGGGTGCGACCGAAATTGGTTTTGCCGATTTATCGGTATTGCCGTCGTCAAAACGGATGGGGTACACCAATGGCATTACCATCGTCATTAAACTTTCAGACGGTATTTTAAACCAAATTGATACGGAACCGACCCAAACGTATTTCAGCCATTATCGCAGTGTTAACCGGCTGATCGATGATATCAGCCTGAGGATTCTTCTGTTTTTAGAAGCACAGGGTTATCCCAGCGTCGCGATTCCGGCCTCGCAATCAGTAACAGATCCCGAAGACAGCTTTACCGGGGCCTTTCAACATAAAACCGGGGCGGTTTTATCGGGTCTTGGTTGGATTGGACGGAGTGCCTTATTTATCCATAAAAGCTATGGCCCTCGAATCCGGTTGGGAACGGTCTTAACCAATGCACCGATAAAAGTCGGGATACCAATAACAGCGAGCGGCTGTGGCGCCTGCCGCAACTGTGTTACCGCCTGCCCGGCGATGGCCATTGAAGGACGGCTTTGGGAGTTTGGCCTGCCCCGAAATGAGCTTTATGATGCTTTTTCCTGCAGTTTGCATATGAAAGAGGCGTATCACCATATCGGTCGGGGCGTTGTCTGCGGTTTATGTGTGGTGGCCTGTCCGATTGGAAAATAA
- a CDS encoding DNA-processing protein DprA has translation MSALCRMMIGLLQLKGVGRQKVKRLMDLLSEPDHLTFREIIEFGQTFHIISSQINRDEIDKAIDYADKLIRGCECLSITTITYLDQGFPDCLRSFNDHPVLLFYQGNLEVLNNPKRAAVVGSRNPSPFGTDFAFQAGKSLAENDFVVISGLAAGADTSGHQGCLSVGGKTVAFLPSGLSQVYPNQNRKLADKILSQNGCLISEYSHFETVQPYKFIERDRLQSGTSLFVIVSNFSPGSGTIHTLGFAEKYKRPVYSIPIIYEESKDGFEVLTNMNISFQILDNAGLKQVIENY, from the coding sequence ATGAGTGCTTTATGTCGGATGATGATCGGGTTACTGCAACTCAAAGGGGTAGGGCGCCAAAAAGTTAAGCGCCTGATGGACCTGCTGAGTGAGCCGGATCACTTAACCTTTAGGGAGATAATCGAATTCGGTCAAACCTTTCATATTATCTCATCACAAATTAATCGGGATGAGATTGATAAAGCCATAGATTACGCCGATAAGCTAATCCGTGGCTGTGAATGCCTAAGCATCACTACAATCACTTATTTAGATCAGGGATTTCCTGATTGTCTACGCAGTTTTAATGATCATCCCGTTTTGTTGTTTTATCAGGGCAATTTAGAAGTCCTAAACAATCCCAAACGAGCAGCTGTTGTCGGGAGTCGTAATCCATCACCATTTGGAACCGATTTTGCCTTCCAGGCTGGAAAAAGTCTGGCTGAAAATGACTTTGTGGTGATTAGCGGCCTGGCAGCAGGAGCCGATACTTCAGGACACCAGGGCTGTTTGAGTGTTGGGGGAAAAACCGTCGCTTTTTTACCATCTGGTCTTTCTCAAGTTTATCCCAATCAAAATAGAAAACTTGCTGACAAAATTTTATCTCAAAATGGCTGTCTAATTTCGGAGTACAGTCATTTTGAAACAGTTCAACCCTACAAGTTTATCGAGCGGGATCGTCTGCAAAGTGGGACCAGCCTTTTTGTGATTGTATCCAACTTCTCTCCGGGGAGCGGTACGATTCATACCCTTGGTTTTGCCGAAAAATATAAGCGTCCTGTTTATTCAATACCAATTATTTATGAAGAGTCCAAAGATGGATTTGAGGTCCTCACTAATATGAACATATCCTTTCAAATTTTAGATAACGCTGGCTTGAAACAAGTCATTGAAAATTATTAA
- a CDS encoding DUF512 domain-containing protein, giving the protein MLKKFIINGVQDDSILYEMEVEAGDVLLSINGMPVTDVLDYRYLIADDTLVVEIEKPDGEIWELDIEKEFEDDLGVEFPEAMIGTKTCKNNCIFCFIDQLPTGMRESLYVKDDDERLSFLTGNYITMTNLTEAELKRIIRYRIMPMNLSIHTTNPELRKKMLKNRFAGDVMSYLEAFRDNGIQMNGQIVLVPDFNDGAELEKTLNDLTAFYPILQSVSVVPVGLSNHRQGLETLRSFTREDALKTLELINSVHDAMEKKHGDGFVYPSDEFYLLAKQLIPEIDYYNGFPQIENGVGMMADFKASIHDSLHQLKKAEHELIRPGATQTRIGIITGNAAFDYICSLVADIKKTLPQLDLEVFPVTNHFFGKAITVSGLLTGTDIVEQIKPILAETPRDLLIVPENALRSGTHTLLDDWTLETLSEALGVTIQGVPVLGEDLIHALLNVNTI; this is encoded by the coding sequence GTGTTGAAAAAATTTATTATAAACGGTGTGCAGGATGATAGCATACTCTATGAAATGGAAGTCGAGGCAGGCGATGTTCTGCTATCAATAAATGGGATGCCCGTAACAGACGTGCTGGATTATCGCTATCTGATCGCGGATGACACCCTAGTGGTTGAAATTGAAAAGCCGGATGGCGAAATATGGGAACTGGACATCGAAAAAGAATTTGAAGACGATTTAGGGGTTGAGTTTCCCGAAGCAATGATTGGCACAAAAACCTGTAAAAACAACTGCATCTTCTGCTTCATCGACCAGCTCCCAACCGGAATGCGGGAGAGCTTGTATGTAAAAGATGACGATGAGCGGTTGTCCTTTCTTACGGGCAATTACATCACCATGACGAATCTTACCGAAGCGGAGTTAAAGCGAATTATTCGCTACCGGATTATGCCGATGAATTTGTCGATTCATACTACCAATCCCGAGCTGCGGAAAAAGATGCTTAAAAACCGTTTTGCCGGGGATGTGATGTCGTATCTGGAAGCTTTTCGGGACAATGGCATTCAAATGAATGGGCAGATCGTTTTGGTTCCCGATTTTAATGATGGGGCTGAGCTTGAAAAGACCCTTAATGATTTAACCGCATTCTATCCGATCCTTCAATCGGTATCAGTTGTTCCCGTGGGTCTTTCCAATCACCGGCAGGGTTTGGAAACCTTACGATCGTTTACCCGGGAAGATGCCTTAAAAACCCTTGAACTGATTAACTCGGTTCATGATGCAATGGAAAAAAAACACGGCGACGGCTTTGTCTATCCCAGCGATGAATTTTATTTACTGGCCAAGCAACTAATCCCGGAAATTGATTATTATAACGGTTTTCCCCAGATTGAAAACGGGGTAGGGATGATGGCCGATTTTAAAGCCTCAATCCATGATTCATTGCATCAGCTAAAAAAAGCAGAGCATGAATTGATTCGGCCTGGTGCAACCCAAACAAGAATTGGGATTATCACCGGAAATGCCGCATTTGATTATATCTGCAGCCTGGTTGCCGATATCAAAAAAACATTGCCCCAACTGGATTTAGAAGTATTCCCGGTGACCAATCATTTCTTTGGTAAAGCCATTACGGTATCTGGACTGCTGACTGGTACTGACATTGTTGAGCAAATCAAACCGATACTTGCTGAGACTCCCAGAGACTTACTGATTGTTCCAGAAAATGCTTTGCGCAGCGGAACCCACACGCTGCTGGATGACTGGACTCTGGAAACACTAAGTGAAGCACTGGGTGTAACTATTCAGGGCGTTCCTGTTTTGGGAGAAGACCTGATTCATGCACTATTAAATGTAAATACGATTTAA
- the zapA gene encoding cell division protein ZapA — MPEQTIMELRILDTEFNLKAKGNEEHIRHVSDYVNTELERVKVANPFTNHIRIAILGCMNITERLFIAEEEIRTSEESKAKEMGEINLVKQELDSTKTVLNEEKAKYETLAEEKELLQKELDEKNDLLSQYREHLRQSKLESETTRKTILDLQNQLFESQIELVKANKNHMEKDIFKNIEDKMKID; from the coding sequence ATGCCTGAACAAACGATAATGGAATTACGCATATTAGATACTGAATTTAATTTAAAGGCAAAAGGAAATGAAGAACATATCCGGCACGTCTCTGATTATGTTAACACTGAGTTGGAACGTGTCAAAGTAGCCAATCCTTTTACCAACCATATTCGAATTGCCATTCTTGGTTGTATGAATATAACCGAACGACTATTTATTGCTGAAGAAGAAATCCGAACCAGTGAAGAATCCAAAGCTAAAGAAATGGGTGAGATTAATCTCGTTAAACAGGAGCTCGATTCGACAAAAACAGTTTTAAATGAAGAAAAAGCTAAGTATGAAACGCTAGCTGAAGAAAAAGAATTATTACAAAAAGAGTTGGATGAAAAAAATGATTTGCTTTCCCAGTATCGTGAACATTTAAGACAAAGTAAGCTCGAAAGCGAAACAACGCGCAAAACAATTTTAGATTTGCAAAATCAGCTTTTTGAAAGCCAGATCGAATTGGTAAAAGCAAATAAGAATCATATGGAAAAAGATATTTTCAAAAATATTGAAGATAAAATGAAAATCGATTAA
- the der gene encoding ribosome biogenesis GTPase Der has protein sequence MPKPIVAVVGRPNVGKSTLFNKLVGERIAIVEDTPGVTRDRIIADAEWQNHHFTLIDTGGIEPHTKDDILLQMRIQAEIAIDMADLIVLMVDGREGMTASDLEVANMIRKHDKDVLLAVNKVDSLSLENNAFEFYNLGIGEPLPISAEQGLGLGDFLDEIINHVKRYYDEEETEDERLRVAVIGKPNVGKSTLINKVLGEDRLIVSDIPGTTRDAVDTSVRYDGEDYVLIDTAGLRRKKKIYEDIERYSIIRAIAAVERSQVVLVLIDGSQGVTEQDAKIAGIAHNRSKPSIIIVNKWDAVEKDNKTMKKMEGDIRDALSFMDYAPIIFISAKTGQRLGKIFETIEYVKAQSAKRITTGKVNEALAEFVMMKQPPSKHGRRLKLYYASQVAINPPTFVVFVNDMTLVHFSYQRYLENKLRETFDFFGTPIRFFIRERSE, from the coding sequence ATGCCAAAGCCTATCGTAGCAGTGGTTGGCCGCCCGAATGTGGGAAAGTCGACCCTGTTTAATAAATTAGTTGGAGAACGAATTGCCATTGTTGAAGATACCCCTGGAGTGACCAGAGATCGGATCATTGCTGATGCCGAATGGCAAAATCACCATTTTACCCTGATCGATACCGGTGGGATTGAACCCCATACCAAGGATGATATCTTACTGCAAATGCGGATCCAAGCTGAAATCGCCATTGATATGGCTGATCTGATTGTCCTGATGGTTGACGGTCGGGAAGGGATGACTGCTTCAGATCTGGAAGTCGCCAATATGATCCGTAAGCATGATAAAGATGTTTTGCTGGCGGTCAATAAGGTTGACAGCCTAAGCCTGGAAAATAACGCCTTTGAATTCTATAATCTGGGAATCGGCGAACCACTGCCAATCTCTGCTGAGCAGGGACTGGGTTTAGGCGATTTTCTGGATGAGATTATTAACCATGTTAAGCGTTATTATGATGAAGAAGAAACCGAAGATGAGCGCTTAAGAGTTGCTGTCATCGGGAAACCAAATGTCGGGAAGTCCACCCTGATTAACAAGGTACTGGGCGAAGATCGTCTGATTGTCAGCGATATCCCCGGAACCACCCGGGATGCCGTCGATACCAGTGTCAGATATGATGGGGAAGACTATGTTTTAATCGATACCGCCGGATTAAGACGCAAGAAAAAAATCTACGAAGATATTGAACGATACAGTATTATCCGAGCAATCGCCGCTGTTGAGCGAAGCCAGGTGGTGCTGGTGCTGATTGATGGATCCCAGGGCGTCACCGAACAGGATGCCAAGATTGCGGGGATTGCCCATAATCGATCCAAGCCATCGATTATCATTGTCAACAAATGGGACGCCGTGGAAAAAGACAATAAAACCATGAAAAAAATGGAAGGGGATATTCGGGACGCACTTTCGTTCATGGATTATGCCCCGATCATTTTCATCTCCGCTAAAACCGGACAACGACTCGGTAAAATATTTGAAACCATTGAATATGTAAAAGCGCAAAGTGCGAAACGAATTACCACTGGTAAAGTTAATGAAGCATTAGCTGAATTTGTCATGATGAAACAGCCGCCATCTAAACATGGCCGACGATTAAAACTATATTATGCATCACAGGTGGCCATTAATCCGCCAACATTTGTGGTGTTTGTCAATGATATGACATTAGTCCATTTTTCATATCAGCGCTATCTGGAAAACAAGCTCCGGGAAACCTTTGATTTCTTTGGAACACCGATTCGCTTTTTTATCAGAGAACGATCTGAGTAA